Part of the Sulfurihydrogenibium sp. genome is shown below.
GCTGCACCGATAGCAACGCCAGCACCGATAGCTAACGCACCGTAAAATACAGCTCTTGCCATTGGGTCACCTTCTGCAGCAAACGCAGCAGAAACCGTTCCTGCTAAAACCATCAACATCAACACTTTTGAGAACTTAACCATTATTAATACAACCTCCTATAAGTAATTATTTTTTTACAATAAAGACATTTGATTCTATTTTTTTAGCTAAGTATTCATAATCTTCCGTTATTATAACCAAATCTGGGCTTTCCTCTTTAACAACTTTTGGAAGTGAATTTTTTACACTTTCTGATATGTCAACTATTATTTTAACATCCTTAGAAAAATCAGTTAATAAGTCTTCTATCCTACTTTTAGCAGAGGCTTTATTTTTTTCTTCAAGATCCGGTGAAACAGGTAATCCAAAGCTTACTGCAAATTTTTTCATCATATACACATCTTCTATTTCATGGAAAATGATAAGCTGACTATTATATTTATTAGCTAAGTCTTTTGCAATTTCTAAAGCTTTTAAAGAGATATTATTAAACTGGAAGTTTATAAAAATCTTTTTTATTTCAACCATTATTATCCTCCATTAGTGTTCAGCATGAGTAATAGCACCGGCGATGTAAACAGTTGTCAAGACTACAAAAACGTATGTTTGTAAGAATACAGCTATTAAGTGAATTAGCATAACTGGCATTGGAATTAAGAATGGGACAAGCATGATTAAAACTACGCTTATAAGCTCACCACCTGTCATGTTTGCAAAAAGACGAAGAGCCAATGTTACTGGTCTGCTAAGATGGCTAAGAAGTTCTATGATAACAAAAACCGGAGCCATTGCAGGAACAGGACCTAAAAAGTGCTTAAAGTAGCCAATACCATTTTCTCTAATGCCTTCAAAGTTGTATATGAAGAACACCAAAAGAGCAAGAGCCATTGTTGTATTTAAGTTGGCTGTTGGAGATTCTAAACCCGGTATAATTCCAAGCAAGTTTCCAAAGAATACAAACAATCCAATTGATGCTATCAATGGAAAGTACTTTCTACCTTTTTCACCCATATTTTCCTTTATAAGATTATCTATAAACTCTATGTATATCTCAAATACGTTTTGAATAGGTGTCGGTATTAATGATGGTTTTTTTGCAAAAATGGTAAATATAATCGGAACCACTATTAACACTATAAGAGCCATTATGACATGTTGTTCCATTTGCTCCTCCATTATATTTAATTCTGTAATATTATACAGGATTTTTTTAAGCTTGTAAATTTATTGTATAAGTCATACCGGTTTGGGAAAATTAAAAAAATAAGAACTATAAAATTCATAACTTTGCTGCTGGATGACTTCTAAAGTAATGGGTAAAAAACTTTAGAATAATTCTTTCTCCTTAACTATTGCATACTGGCAATTCTTGAATTGCCACAACATTCATCACCTTTGGGTTGCTTTGAAAGACAGCATCGTCATTCTGCAGCCGGAGAAGAATCTCCTCTTTTTCTTTCTTTTCAAAAAACATTAAAAAATAAGATTCTTCACTTTGCTGCTGGATGGCAAGGAAAAGTAAGCTTACGAGAATTTTTTAAACTCTTTTTAGCTATTGTGTACTGGCAATTGTTGAAATACAAAAACGTTTATTAATTTTTCACAATCTATACCAAGAAAAGAATCTTGTACAAAATTTTTTTAAACTTCTTTAACTTCACTATATTTTAAAAGTGGCGGAATGATTAAAATTATTAACAAGCCAGATATTAGCATACCACCTACTACAACAATAGCTAATGGTTTTTGAATTTGACTACCTACACCTTGAGATAATGCTGTCGGGAGCAGTCCTAAGGATGCTGTAAAGCTACTTAAAAGAACTGCCCTGAACTTCTCTTTTGAAGCTAATTTTGCTGATTCATCCACACTAATTCCATTAAGAATATGCATCTTATAAGATGCCATAATAAAAGAAATGTTTAATATGGAAATCCCTAAGATTGATACAAACCCAACTATTGCAGATAAGCTTATTGGATAACCGGTAGCAAACAAGCTTAATGACCCTCCGAAGAATGCAAAAAGTATACCAAGCATTGAAATCAGCGTATTTCTGATTGATCGATTTACTATATAAAGGAAAATAAATAATGCAAATACTGCTACTAATCCAGAAATAACTAATCTATGCAGAGCTTCTACTAAGCTTTTAAACTGTCCTGCCCATTCTATAAAGTACCCTTCTGGAAGTTTTATATCTTGTACTTTTTCTTGTGCTTTTGCTACTGTGCCTGCTAAGTCTTCGGAGATAACGCTAAACTTGATCGGTATGTATCTTTTGTAGTTTTCTCTATAAATGAAAGAAGCTCCGGTATCAAATTTAATATTGGCTACAGAAGAGAGTTTTACATAAGATCCATTAGGAAGAGCTACCGGGATATCTCCAATGTTGGAAACATTCTGTCTTATCTGTTCGGGTAGGACTACAATTAAAGAAAATCTTTTATCTCCTTCGATAACTTGGGTTGCTTCTTTTCCCCCAAGAGCCGCAGAAACAGTATCCATTAACTCTTCAACGGACAAACCATATAAAGCTAATTTTTCTCTATCTGCTTCTATCACTAAGTTTGGCTGACCTATCTCTCTAAAAATACCAACATCTACTATGCCCGGTACAGTAGCAATTCTTTTTTCAACTTCCTCAGCCAAGCTTTCTAACTTATACAGATCATCTCCAAAAATCTTGACGGCATTCTCACCTTTTACGCCGGTTAAAACTTCCTCCAAGTTATCCTCTATATACTGAGACACGTTTATATCTGCGTTTGGGAACAAATTTTTTAAATCTCTTCTAATGGCATTTTCAAGCTCTTCCTTAGTATGGAAATTTTTCCATTCATTGTATGGCTTTAAGTCTATGAAATATTCTGAGTTAAAAGGTCCCGTTGGGTCAGTTCCATCCTCCGGTCTTCCAACTTGAAACTCTATTGTCTTAATCTCTGGATATTTAATTAAAGTATCTCTAACCTTTTTTGCATTCTCATAAGTTTGGGATAGTGAAATTGAGTACGGAAAGATTATACGAATATATATATTACCTTCATCCATCTTTGGTATAAATTGAATTCCAAGGTTTTTTATCAGAAGTAGAGTAATAACTGTTATGATTATAAGCACTAAGCTAATGGTTTTGATTTTTACTTTTATTAAACTGTGCAATAATTTTTCGTAAAAATGTTCTAAAATGGCTACAAACTTAGTTTCGTGCTTTGGAGATTTTATAAATAAGAATAATGCTGCTATTAAAAATGTAAATGTAAGGAAAATAACCGCTGTTATAGCATATAAGTAGGTTTGAACCATTGGAGAGAATATGCGTTTTTCTGCACCTTCCATTAAAAATACAGGAATAAATGATATGCCAATTATAGCTATTGATAAAAGCAAGAACTTGCCAACGTCATCTGTGGCGCTCATTAAAGCCCTTCTTCCTACACCAAACTTTGTAGAGTTTGCAAGATAGCTTTCTACAAACAATAGAGAAATATCAGCTAAGATACCAAAATCTATTGCTGCAATAGATAGAAAGTTAGCAGATTCTCCTCTTATAGCCATAATTCCAAGGGCTATTATCAAAGACATAGGAACGATTGCAGACACTAAGAACGCAGTTATAAAATCTCCAAGAAAAATAAAAACAGACAAAAATACTAAAGCAATTCCTACTAAAGCAATCTCTGCCACTTTATGTACTACCGTATCGATTAATTTACCTCTTTCATAAATAGGAACAATTTTTACGTCTTTTGGAAGAATATGCTGGTTTAATTCTTGAATTTTTTCTCTAATAGATTTTATGGAAGGTATGCTTTTAGCATCTCTTCTTAAAACTACTACTCCCATAACTATGTCGTTATAGTTGTTTAGTCCAACTATACCGGTTCTCGGAATGTTTCCGACCTTAACTTCTGCTATGTTCTTCACAAGAATAGGTGTATTGTTTTTATAAGCAACAACAATATTTCCTATATCATCTAAGTTTTTTATAAGACCAACTCCTCTTATGAGAAAGTATTGAGAGCCAAAATCTATTGCCCTTCCACCAGAGTTTACGTTAGAGCTAGATATTGCTTGAACTATATCAGATAAAGAAACATTGTATTTAATTAAATTTTCCGGTTTAACTTCGACAGTGTATGCTTTTATAAAACCACCATAGCTTGCTACATCTTCTACACCTTCAGCAGTTTTAAGGTATCTTGCAACTGTCCAATCCTGAATGGTTCTAAGGTCAATAAGATTTTTATTTCCTATAACTGCATATCTTAAAACTTCACCGATTGGGTTTGGAATTATACTTGGAGAAACTCCCGGCGGTAAATCTGCGTTTGCAAGCCTGTTTATTACCTCTTGCCTTGCCTCTCTGTAAGTAACATCATAAGAAAACGAGCATTTGATATCAGATAAACCGTATAAAGATACAGTGCCTATTCTTTTAAGTCCTCTCATTCCGGCTAAGGATATTTCTAATGGAATTGTTACTTGTCTTTCTATTTCTTCTGCTGATTTGCCGGGATATATAGTCACAATCTCTATAACGGGTGGAGACGGGTCCGGAAATGCTTCAATGTTTAAATTTTTTACAAAGAATAATGATATAGCGGTAATTATAAAGCCAAAAATAAAGAATATTAAAGCATTATCAGCTACAAAGTTTACCCATTTTTTCAAGTATGCTCCTCCAACATAGGGTCAACAACAACCTTTTCACCTTGATTTAAACCGTCAACGGATACTTTGTTATTTTCAAGCTCTTTGATAAATTTGACCTCTTTTTTGATTAGCTTTCCATTTTCTTCTACATAGACGTAAAATTTACCATCTTTGTATATTAATGCTTTTTGCGGGATAACTGCATGGGTCTGTTTGCCTGTGTATATTCTTATATTGAAAAACATGTTTATTTTTAGTGCTTCTTTTTCTTTTGGTTCTATAAATACTTTAATTTTTTTAGTGTCCGGGTCTACAACGTCGCTTATGTATTTAACAACTCCTTGAAATTTTTTATCTTGGAATAAATCAATGGAAAAATCTACATCGTCACCTTCTTTAAGTTTAAATACATCTTTATCCTGAACTAACGCAACTACCATTATTTTGTTTGGATTAACCAAGCTTAATATTTCAGTTGTTTGGTCAACAGAATCTCCAACATGACTGTTTATCTGATACACAATTCCATCAATTGGGGAAGTGATAACACTTGAACCAAGGGTTCCACCTAAAAGTTTCATCTTTTCTTCAATGCCTTTTAATTGGGCTTTTAGCACATTGTAGTTTGTTTCAGCATCCATAAACTCTGCTTTTGGAATTGCTCCAACTTCGTACAGCTCTTTTTTTAGTTTATAAATTCTCTCTGCTTGGGACAATTGAACAGACAAGGCTACTTTTTGTGAGTATAAATCTGTTGTGTCCGGTGCTTTTACAGATGCCAGGGCTTGACCTTTTTTAACATAATCTCCAACTTGGACATTGATCGATTGAACTATTCCTGGTAATTTGGAGGTTATTTTTACAGTACCATCTTTATCCGGCTGTACCAACCCTGTTGCATCAATGTAATCTGGCACTTCTTGATAAACCACTTCCACTGTTTGAATTTGCTTTTTTGTATTTTTTTCATTATCAGAGCTTTTACTTTCTTCATTACAAGAGAATAAAACAAAAGAAGCTAAAACAACCATATAAAGGAAAACTCTGCTTATCATAGGTCTTCTCCTGCAAGTATTTTTAATGATAAATAATTGTTGAGAAATTGATAGTATGATTGTAGATAAGCATTCATAAAAGATTTGTAGGTCCGTAGTGTGTCTAAGAAATCAAGTGTAGAAATACCGCCTATAGAGTAGGCTTTTTTTGTCCTTTCTAACAAATCATCCATAATTTTCTTTTTTTCTAAGTATGAGTTGTATATTTTTTTGCTAACAAGGTAATCTTCATAC
Proteins encoded:
- a CDS encoding universal stress protein; translated protein: MVEIKKIFINFQFNNISLKALEIAKDLANKYNSQLIIFHEIEDVYMMKKFAVSFGLPVSPDLEEKNKASAKSRIEDLLTDFSKDVKIIVDISESVKNSLPKVVKEESPDLVIITEDYEYLAKKIESNVFIVKK
- the atpB gene encoding F0F1 ATP synthase subunit A, coding for MEQHVIMALIVLIVVPIIFTIFAKKPSLIPTPIQNVFEIYIEFIDNLIKENMGEKGRKYFPLIASIGLFVFFGNLLGIIPGLESPTANLNTTMALALLVFFIYNFEGIRENGIGYFKHFLGPVPAMAPVFVIIELLSHLSRPVTLALRLFANMTGGELISVVLIMLVPFLIPMPVMLIHLIAVFLQTYVFVVLTTVYIAGAITHAEH
- a CDS encoding efflux RND transporter permease subunit, translated to MKKWVNFVADNALIFFIFGFIITAISLFFVKNLNIEAFPDPSPPVIEIVTIYPGKSAEEIERQVTIPLEISLAGMRGLKRIGTVSLYGLSDIKCSFSYDVTYREARQEVINRLANADLPPGVSPSIIPNPIGEVLRYAVIGNKNLIDLRTIQDWTVARYLKTAEGVEDVASYGGFIKAYTVEVKPENLIKYNVSLSDIVQAISSSNVNSGGRAIDFGSQYFLIRGVGLIKNLDDIGNIVVAYKNNTPILVKNIAEVKVGNIPRTGIVGLNNYNDIVMGVVVLRRDAKSIPSIKSIREKIQELNQHILPKDVKIVPIYERGKLIDTVVHKVAEIALVGIALVFLSVFIFLGDFITAFLVSAIVPMSLIIALGIMAIRGESANFLSIAAIDFGILADISLLFVESYLANSTKFGVGRRALMSATDDVGKFLLLSIAIIGISFIPVFLMEGAEKRIFSPMVQTYLYAITAVIFLTFTFLIAALFLFIKSPKHETKFVAILEHFYEKLLHSLIKVKIKTISLVLIIITVITLLLIKNLGIQFIPKMDEGNIYIRIIFPYSISLSQTYENAKKVRDTLIKYPEIKTIEFQVGRPEDGTDPTGPFNSEYFIDLKPYNEWKNFHTKEELENAIRRDLKNLFPNADINVSQYIEDNLEEVLTGVKGENAVKIFGDDLYKLESLAEEVEKRIATVPGIVDVGIFREIGQPNLVIEADREKLALYGLSVEELMDTVSAALGGKEATQVIEGDKRFSLIVVLPEQIRQNVSNIGDIPVALPNGSYVKLSSVANIKFDTGASFIYRENYKRYIPIKFSVISEDLAGTVAKAQEKVQDIKLPEGYFIEWAGQFKSLVEALHRLVISGLVAVFALFIFLYIVNRSIRNTLISMLGILFAFFGGSLSLFATGYPISLSAIVGFVSILGISILNISFIMASYKMHILNGISVDESAKLASKEKFRAVLLSSFTASLGLLPTALSQGVGSQIQKPLAIVVVGGMLISGLLIILIIPPLLKYSEVKEV
- a CDS encoding efflux RND transporter periplasmic adaptor subunit translates to MISRVFLYMVVLASFVLFSCNEESKSSDNEKNTKKQIQTVEVVYQEVPDYIDATGLVQPDKDGTVKITSKLPGIVQSINVQVGDYVKKGQALASVKAPDTTDLYSQKVALSVQLSQAERIYKLKKELYEVGAIPKAEFMDAETNYNVLKAQLKGIEEKMKLLGGTLGSSVITSPIDGIVYQINSHVGDSVDQTTEILSLVNPNKIMVVALVQDKDVFKLKEGDDVDFSIDLFQDKKFQGVVKYISDVVDPDTKKIKVFIEPKEKEALKINMFFNIRIYTGKQTHAVIPQKALIYKDGKFYVYVEENGKLIKKEVKFIKELENNKVSVDGLNQGEKVVVDPMLEEHT